GTCCCGCGCTCGAAGAGAGTACCACAGGGGACAATGAGCGTCCTCCCGGGACGCGAACAAGTCCACCTGCGCCCTCCCGAAGCGCCTCCAGAGCTCGGCCACAATGTCGGGGTGAAGACGCCACTCGTCGTCCCGGGGGCCGCCCCGGGACAACAGGTCCGCGCCCACATTGAGCTCTCCGGGAATGTGCAGAGCCCTTAGAGACCTGAGGTGCATGTGAGCCCATTCCCAAATCTGCACCGCCAAcaggtggaggggtagagatCTGACCCCGCCTTGCCTGTTCACGTAGGCGACCGCCGTGCGATTGTCTGACCACACTAGTACGTCCCGTCCCCGTAGGGCCGGCGCGAAGTGCAGCAACACGCGCCGGATCGTGTCTAACTCCAGCCAGTTGATGTGACGCTCCAAAGGAGGCCACACACCCCTGACCGAGCGCGACTGGCACGTCCCGCCCCAGCCCGTCAGAGAAGCGTCTGTGAAGACTGGAACCCGAACCGACACTCTGCCCATGGGAACCCCCCGGAGCAGAGTGCGCGGATCCCCCCAGAAAGCCAGGTCCCGCCCCAAAGAGTCCGGGACTCTGACCAACCGACGCCGGTGGCGCACCGGGTCCAAACGTTGGCGAGCGAACCAACGTTGAAGACCCCTCATGTGCAGCATCCCCAGCGGGACCACTGCGTGAGCGGACGACATCAGGCCCAAGAGAGACATGATGGCGTGCACCGACACCATGTGGGACGGCTGGACATGTGCCAAGGCTCGCAGAATGGTCTCTCTGCGCGCCTCAGACACCCGAGCCCTCATAGAGACTGTGGACAACTGGAGCCCCAGAAATACCACCAGTCGGCAGGGCTGGGGAGCACTCTTCCCCCAATTCACCGCAAAGCCCAGGCGAGTGAGCTGAGACACTAGCCGGAACGTGTGAATTCTGGCCTGCTCCGCCGAGTGCGCCAGAACTAACAGGTCGTCCAGGTAGGCCAGaaccctgaccccctgaccccTCAACGGTCCCAGGGCAGCCTCTACGCACTTGGTGAAAGTGCGGGGAGCCAACGCGTACCCGAACGGAATCCTCGTATACTCGTACGCTTggccctgaaaggcaaaccgcaggaacttcctgtggcgcggcaggacagggacatggaagtaagcatccttCAGATCGATGCTGACGCAAAAATCCCCGGGGTGCACGCACTCCATGAGACGTTTCGTCGTAAGCATGCGAAAAGGCCGTTTTGACACGCAATTGTTCAAAACGCGCAGGTCCAAAATCGGCCGCATGCCTCCCGTCTTCTTGGGAACCAGGAAGTATGGGGAGTAAAaacccctctccctctgccccaacGGGACTAGGGACACCGCCCCCTTCTCCAGAAGGTCCGCAATCTCTCCCTGCAGGGCTGCGACCTTCGCAGGAGACGACATGACGGTCTCCACAATCCCCGAGAACGGGGGAGGCTGACAGTGAAACTGCAGCGCGTACCCCTTCCTCAGCGTCACTTCCAACCACCCCGACAGAGTGCATAGCCGACGCCACTCTGAgtagaacagagagagcgggCGAGCACGCAGCTGAGGGGCCGTGGTCAACCATCGATTGTAAGCGTCCTCTGCCCCGACCGCCGCGGGAGGGCCGTCCATGAACAGCCAACCCGCCCAAGGCGGGGCCACCTCGAAAGGGAGAGGACGACACACGCGCCACCTGAGGCGAGCCGCCCGTCTCCCCACCGGTTACAACCGTAACCACAGAGACAGAGGCTCCAGCAGGCGGCGCATCCGAGTCCAGTTGACCCAGCCTAACCAAAGGACGGACAGAGATGTCTGCCCAGTTCAAAGGAAGGCTGCCCGGACCCCCATCCCGGTCCGTCCCACCAGGGTCGACCGGGAGAGAGGCCACAGACTCATGGAGTCGGACATCCCCGTCCCCAGGCAGAGACTGAGGGGGGGGAACCCGCTCGCTAACCATGCCCAGGCCTACAGCGGCCGTCCGCAATGAAGGCTCACTCAAAGGTAAATAAGTTGAACAAGcagctttatttacacaaacaGCGGAGCACCCCACCGAACACGCACAGGGTGGGGAAGCATCCGAGGGACACTCCCCCTCAAGAAGTCATGCCCGCCGCTTCTTGAACGGCGGCGCCTTACGACCCCCATCAGCCTGTCTGcgcggaggaggaggaggggacgcCCTCTGGGGGCGAGGCTCCCTCACCTCTCGTTGAGCAGGGCGGGCCGCGTCCTGCTCATTCGACCCTGCCACCTTGGCACGGCGATGCTGAGCTCGGCGACGTAATCGACCCCCCGGCTTCCGGAAGGCCTCAGCAGAAGCAGAGGACACTGCCGACGTGGAGGGGACGGGCAGGAGGGGCCCCAAACGGAGAcgctcctccttctccttcttctgTCGCACCAAGGCCTCGGTGACAGAAGCACCAAACAGGGCGTCCTCCTGAAGCGGAGCATTCAGGAAGGGCACCTTCTCTGGTTCCTTCAGAGACGTCAGGGCCAGCCACAGGTGCCGGACCTGCACCACAGAAGTCGCCATCACCCTGCCAGCCGACAGGGAGTTGGCCTGGGTCAGCTTGAGTATGGCTGCAGAGGCGCGCGCCACCTCACCGACCTCAGCCGGGGACAGAGAGGTGCGACCCTCCGTCATCCTGGCAACCGCCGCAGCCAGGAGGCCCACGTTGTTGCAGGCTGCAAGGGACTGCACAGACAGCGCATACTGTTTCTCCGCCAGGCTGGCGGAGAGACGGTCCCTCACTGACGGCAGGGCGGGGCGCTTGTCCGACCAGGTGGTCAGACCCGGAACCAGGGACGACGCCAGAGAGGTCTCCAGAGGCGGGATGCCCTTACTCAGGGTCTCCAACCGCCCCTCCACGGCAGTGAAGGGGAGATGAGACTTCACAGTCCCTCTGGCCGTGAAAGGCGCGCTCCATGCCTCCTCTGCGTACTTACGCAGAGAAGGAACCTCAGGTGCAGCAGTCGGTACCGGGCGGCGGGGCCGTGTCCAACGGGCCGCCTCGAAAAGGTCGTCCCCCTCCTCTGGCGCGGGCACCGGCATGGGTATGCGCAGGCGCCGTGCAGCAGCAGAAATGGCGGCGAAGAAATCTTCCCTCACCGCCAGGGGGTCGGTACCCCTGTCCACAGGGGCAGtgacctcctcttcctcctcagagTATGAAGAGTCAGAGGAAGAGCTGGAATGCCGCCGCTCCTGCTCGGCCGAGCGGGAGGGAGCAATTCCAGGGGTGGGCGGAGCCATTACCGGGCCGGCCCCCTCAGCTGACGCCCCCAACTCCTGAAAGGAGTCCTCCTCAtcgaggagagagaggacatcGGCGAGCGGGACCTCCTCAGTAAAGAATGCAAGGCGCTCCATTCTCACCGACAACGGGAGAATGGCGCAGGCGGTGCACACTGGCTCCTCTGTAGCACCCTCTCGAGCGTGGAGCGGCCCCAGACATGCACAACACAAAGTGTGCGTGTCCAAGACCGGGTCCAACGCGTCACAGCTGCAGGCTGACATGGCAGTCCGAGGCTGGGGTGCCGCCCTAGATAAAGCCACTCCAGCGGTGGAAGATGGTGAAGTCATCCTTGACTGTATAATATCACCGGAATgcataaataaacttttttcgTGAAGAAAATAGGGAGGCTGATTGGGGTCTGTGCATTGCTTTTATAACCATGGGGCAGGTGGCTTAGAGcaatgctatttgcatatttaaatgttcagtGACTGCCgattggcagagagggtaaaccaataggagcgaagcccctatgggcaaagcttcacgatatagaactttaggtgagtgtacatgtgcGCGTGCATAAGCATGCGTCCCAGTTTGGGAGTCGACCTTATTTAGTCACCTTAACTAGGCCAGATTGTTAGCTCCACCATCTCATCTTCATTTTGGTAGATAGCACGTTACTAATATATTGATTGTACAAGGGTTGATTCAAACATCTCGGTTTGGTAGCTAGTTAAAGTTACGATAATTACTTTCGTAattccagttctatgagtggagcgtcgcccataggggcttcgctcctattggtttacccctctgccaatcggcagtcactgaaaatgttaatatgcaaatcacacctctcatggccatctgccccatggctataaaagagggaCTCACACCCTGCTCAgtctcccttttttcttcacgagaaaaatTTTCTATGCAGTCGATGATTTCTACTGAGCCAAGGATGGCTTAACCATCTTTAACCGCTGGAGCGGTTTCTGCTATCTCTTCATTGTCGGCGTGGCGGTGCAGCGAGCTTGACGTGGTGGTTGGGAGGAGCCTGTGTGCACCGCCTGCGACGTCCTCCCTTTacaggtgaggatggacaggctgGCGTACTTTGTCCTATCTCTCCCCTCCGAGGAGGTCTCCTTTCAGGAGGAGTTGGagtcagagggagaggggacCGGCCCGGCTACGGCTACGGCTCGGTCCACCTCCAGAACTTTTCTCCCCCGCTCTGAGCGGGGTGCGGAGTTGTTCGGAATCTTCCTATTcgggaggatgaggaggaggtcGCCCCCCCGAAGGACAGGAGCGTCGATACCCCTGGCAGTGAAGGCTTAAACATTTGGAAGATTGTCATAAAGGCATGCACAAGACATGTGTTAGAAGCCAGAAGTTTGAGTCTAGTGTGGGACTGGCGAGGCAAGGGGTGGCAGCTAAACAAAATGTCTTGCCACCACAGTTGTCAGGAGTGCCTGCtgtaatatattcatatttagtTTTATTGAGTAGTATTATATTTTCTACTTTCATTGTTATTCTCTATGGTAACCCATTTCAATATCTTTGAGTCCCGCTTTCCCCGTAAAATGGTTCATTCCCGGAGTCTGCCTGCTCATCACCGGGCAGTTCTCCCTTCCTTCCAGTGAAAACACCCTGGtactctatggtccaatcccaATTTCGACACTCACAGACTCACAAACTTTGAGTTCTCGGGGCTTAGGGCTGTACCACTGTCAAATCGTCAAGTGCGCGAGGGCTCTTTCACAGACATTTTGAGCCCTTTATACCCTTTTTGTAAATCCACATTTCTTCAGACATTGCCAGAGGAAATTGCCCATAGTTCATAGTGTTGTGACGTGAAAAACCGGGGGTACCAGGGGAAGCCCGGATGCTAGAGAAAAATCCCCACAAACCCGCATTGAGAAAAAATAAACTGCAAGGATTTAAGATGGCAcatagaacacatgaaatcagaggaatgtaatcaccttattacacacctagtatattcaactatttattttagttttgcttaacaatgctgttttgaccaaaaatagtacattgattattgacaaatatagattgTTACTGACAATTAACTCTtgtccactctgtagggcaagagCCTGCAAGACATATAAATCAGGCAGTCGGTCTATTAAGTGCATTGGCCgcgaagaaagtaaaaaacttaaaataaagtcccaaacccacaatattgtgcaacatgtttcagcgtCATCAAGGTAACATGATAAAGTCACAAAGTGCTATGAGGGGCCGTCAGGGACATTATTCAGAATtacctctcacaaacacatgtgaaatgctcttacatacactactgaaacactCTCACATAAACAACTGGAAGATTATTCGCACACACTACTGAAACGCTTTTATACAGAGGTGggtgactcgagtcacatgacttgactcgagtctgactcgagtcaccattttcaggacttgtgacttgcttgattaaagtatgaaaatgacttgacttgactttgacttgagaacaagttacttgagacttgacttgacttgaagtggaagactcgacaatgacttgaacttataataaacaaacagcaataaaattattttatatgttacaTCAGCACTattaatcagcgtatgtgcctttaacgctgcacaattcaaaccgcgccaaacatggcagacagtaacgttagtggagctccacaaatagtatcgtttgtttacaaggactttgaactggactgtgtgaataaaaaaagatttgccagatgcaaaatatgcaacaacgtcaaatttcattcgtcattttaagaaccacaaggaaaggtaagaaagtaatctctttatattcagtttcactttgatctataacgattaagttactaatgtaatgaattaatcttttgtttgtcataatttggccttggttgcatattatatatatatttatttcttgttagaaatgtgaccattatcattactgaatacgtctggtaaatagatgtaagggaatttgactataacagtggcatagcctgaattttaatgttgatgggcatcttaaaatgagcgggcttgtatattattacacgtaggctataatgtctgtattaaatgtgcgcattttcaagtgtttgtggactgcgtgtggaaactaaaaagcattgtgcttacactataacagttaactttactgcatgagaggctaacatggaggcgccgatgtgattactagcacctaaacatttcgaagagtttttttttttactcatacagacaagaataattacagcgtaattacatattaggcagttttatcagtcacaataattagtttataaggttgttattattagcccttattacatggattggctgaattccagtgcagaatgcgtgttatttcttgataacagaccgttgccatgaaaaacagcgcgttgctatggacgcagcaggattctaaccagagatgGAACGGACTCTTTTCTTTacaggaagcaatacaatcgtttttaaatcaaaaaattccttttgaaatcaatattttgtgtcaaattattgatttatttggtaggtagccatgtaataagcgggataaggtatagcgaggcggttgttatagcgaatacaaccccttcaggcagattgaagatccctccgcttcgtcccccgaAAAAATTGTaacgcggaggagaaaaatatttgattttgaaatcgagcttcgcaccgagcgcacgtcagaaacagaggacagtgtgtgtgtgtgtgtgtgttcatctctttagtactgtgacttgacttgacttataaggactcgacttgacttgcttagggtgaacccttgacttaacttgacttgcttgatttatctgaactgtgacttgagacttgactcgagacttgatggtgaagacttgagacttgcttggacttgaccatgtgtgactgtgtccccatctctgctttTATATACACTAATGAAACGCTCTTACATAATCTACTGAAAAGCTGCCCGACTGCTGTCGCATTTGACAAGGTTCTGATGGTCTCCGCTGACGCCAGTACAGTGTGAAGTAACGCTGCTGCCTCGGTTAAGCTGCTTGCAGGCTGTTGGGCAGACATTTTGCGAACAACGCGACTGATGATCAACACCTGAATCGCGCTGTGAATTGCGCATTTTTGTTGAACGGAAGCCCTTCCGGTTTTACTGAAACACCTCTCACACACTATAGTGAAATCCTTTCACACATTATAGTTAAATAGTTATATACAGTTCATCCCCCGTATCCGCGAGGGATCGGTTCTGCGAACCCTCGCGGATGTGGAAAATCGCGGATAAGAGACGTACCCTTAAAAATCTCTCCCTAccacccagttaccctacacagaATGCCCCATTACCCTTTCCATGGTCTTATTGCACGATAATgttgtaaaaacattgtgattggcAACTGAGATCGCTGTTTCTTTATGTCTTCCAACATGTCACTATAAACGGCGACATATGATTATAGTACAGAAGATATAAAGcacttataaatacattaaatatacatagaacactttgtttttatgtttttttttatagaaagacTTCATGCAATTAACCGGATCGACCCTTGGATGGCTGAAATTAACgcgtttttttaatttatttccgCGGATACTTGAGTTCGCGAATGTGGAACCGCGGATAGCTGGGggaatactgtatgtatattatatatgtcCCATGTGGTGGCCATTCCTCCGGCATTAGGCTGGACAGTCCGGCTGCAGGTGCAGCCTTAAGCCTGACACTCCTTGTCCTCCTTttgagaaaataacaaaaaggttCGTTACATTTTCTTGCAGTGCCGCCCGAGAGCCCAAAAATAacggccatccaatactggttttcgaccttgtcccttgcatacagagatttctcctgattctcttaatcttttaatgatattatgtaatgtggatgagatccccaaactctttgcaattttacgttgagaaacgtcaTTCTTAAATTGTCGCACTATTTGCCAGCGCAtactttcagagtggtgaacccctccccatcctcaattCTGAccgacccatcctctctggaattatattttaatacccaatcacgttactgacctgttgccaatttacctaattagttgtgtgatattccatctGGTTAGTGTTTTAGCATTATTCAACTTTTCCAGTCTCGCCCGTCACAACTTTTGGCTGGCATCACCTTCAAAGTGGGCatcatttttcaagaaacaataaaatgtctaagtttcaacatctgatatgttgtctttgtattattttctattgaatatatggtttaaatgatttgcacatcattgcattctgtttttatttacattttacctgGTTGTACATGCATTCTATATTTAAGTATATTTCATTTAAACACATGCTGCTCTGTTTAAAAATACCTGTTTAAAAGTATCAAAAGGCACTCCTTCATGGAATGACCAAATGGTTAGACAAATtactttaaatgtgtttaatattaGTAACCAcatccaaaacatttgaatacattaaaaataaacttgGTATACTTTTAATGTCTGAAATTAACATTTTGGGTATCTCCTACAAAGTTTACCATTGCTATTTTAAGTTAGAAACATGACACACTTGCCATTAATTgcattcataaaacaaaaaaggagaATGTGCAGATTATCAATATTTACAGTGGTCAGCAATATTTTCCTCCATCAAAGCTGttatgttatcagaaaatgtaGCTCACCTGAAATTGGCTTCTTACAAGTGTCTGGCTAACCACAAGCATCTcaagacagacaacaaacaatATAACATGCTTCTGATCTAAGTATCTGAAGTTACACACTAAACAATAGATTAATGTTCAGCTCCAGGTGTTTTTCCCCAGAAGATATGGTGCATAGTATCACTTAACATGAATCCTGATGTTAGAAACAACTAACAAAGAACCATTAAAGAACATGCTGTTACAGCTTTATGCATATCGAATCATAGTGAATATACAGGGTTGGCAACCATGTTCCTTGAAAGGTGTGATGAAAGAGGTGGTGTGTTGAAATTAGTCACCAGCTGACCTGCGATGGAAGACCTGCCCCCACCCCCGACTTCCAGCAAACAAACTAATAACTCAAAAGAATAATGAAAAATGCAAGCCAGTCATTCACCATATGCAGTTGGATATGTCACGTGACAGTTATTATCAAACAGTGTACTGTGTGGGGCATATAtgctaccgttcaaaggtttggggtcacatttTTGGGCAATTAAATTAACATCAAATTCATCCGAAATAGAGTGTAGACatagttaatgttgtaaatgactactgtagctggaaacggcacaTTATCAGCAAACCTCAGTCCTGTGTTCAAAAGGCACATTTCGATTGCTAATCCAacttcattttaaaaggctacttgatcattagaaaacgcTTTTGTGCTTATGATAAACTGTTGCGCTGATGGAAGACcagtaaaactggccttctttcgactctgggatgctggccttctaagcagagttgcaaggaaaaaaaacatacaagaagaaaagaaagattagcaaagaaaaacacagacactggacagtaGAACATTAGGAAAAagttttatggacagacaaaccTCTAAGTTtaaggtgttcggatcacacaGAAAAAGAACATATGAAAAGATGCTGGTGCtggatgccatctgtcaagcatagtCGGGTcgatgtgatggtctggggatgatttggtggtggtgaagtgggagattggtacagggttaaagggatcttgaagaagaaaGGCTATCATTCCCTTTTGCAATGTCATGCCATACCCTGTAAACAGGGCTtgaaagcacagctccaaactatccaagaactatttagggaagaagtagTCAggtggtattctgtctataatggagtggccagcacagtcaccagatcttaaccTTATTAAGCTGCTGTGGGAGGA
Above is a window of Esox lucius isolate fEsoLuc1 chromosome 9, fEsoLuc1.pri, whole genome shotgun sequence DNA encoding:
- the LOC105026845 gene encoding uncharacterized protein LOC105026845 — its product is MDGPPAAVGAEDAYNRWLTTAPQLRARPLSLFYSEWRRLCTLSGWLEVTLRKGYALQFHCQPPPFSGIVETVMSSPAKVAALQGEIADLLEKGAVSLVPLGQRERGFYSPYFLVPKKTGGMRPILDLRVLNNCVSKRPFRMLTTKRLMECVHPGDFCVSIDLKDAYFHVPVLPRHRKFLRFAFQGQAYEYTRIPFGYALAPRTFTKCVEAALGPLRGQGVRVLAYLDDLLVLAHSAEQARIHTFRLVSQLTRLGFAVNWGKSAPQPCRLVVFLGLQLSTVSMRARVSEARRETILRALAHVQPSHMVSVHAIMSLLGLMSSAHAVVPLGMLHMRGLQRWFARQRLDPVRHRRRLVRVPDSLGRDLAFWGDPRTLLRGVPMGRVSVRVPVFTDASLTGWGGTCQSRSVRGVWPPLERHINWLELDTIRRVLLHFAPALRGRDVLVWSDNRTAVAYVNRQGGVRSLPLHLLAVQIWEWAHMHLRSLRALHIPGELNVGADLLSRGGPRDDEWRLHPDIVAELWRRFGRAQVDLFASREDAHCPLWYSLRARDRPPLGVDALAHRPWPRALLYAFPPLQCILPVMSRVRSEGLSLILIAPFRPGALWFAEAAQMAVGTPWPIPHRHGALSQANGSIGAFPVLGQPLRAWLLRGPDCDSLFEQKRSPGTLKVYACAVSACHEGFNGVSVFSHPLVKRFLAWSRRLRPVVRRTLPQWDLALVLEALCDTPFEPIDQIPLKPGCLTINGDGSRAVLLPNPAFLPKVIKALFRSMKMVLWAFSPPPHASEREERLHRLCPVRALAQYVLRTAAVRAAPQLCVCHGGPKVGQPLSKQRLSHWLCEAIDLAYSSRGVPTPIGFGAHSTRGVAASAALFKGVGVEDICAAASWGTPSPFVRFYLRDMATGTLAHSVLSVAESVV